One region of Polaribacter pectinis genomic DNA includes:
- a CDS encoding SusC/RagA family TonB-linked outer membrane protein — protein MKVLIFYMLLFSTFGGLLLSQNTVTGTVTDSNGELLPGASVIVQGTTRGTSTDFNGTFKITVSKGETLEVSYLGYETTTLIVGTKKVYTIVLKEGGDNQLDEIVVVGYGTQKKVNLTGSVATVTFKDEVNQPVTNSGQLLYGRFSGVQLTQSSGNPGADGSSIVIRGIGTFGSSTPLVVIDNIQYDNLSAFNNLAPSDIESVTVLKDASASAIYGARGANGVILVTTKKGKENKFEISYNQYYGFQKTTVVPDFLDAVDYSTLINEKFRNQDGVGYTPRYDTAQLEAIRTGSLPDQFSNTNWANEVFRIAPIQNHNLSFTGGNDKTTFRLSLGFLDQDAIVRSKFNSKRYNFSLNINSKLNDWFTLSSVTNTFWKRQVGPTGGQNAFSGDNGIIYSFQRTAPTIPVYYSNGDYGVVDGAYQGTNFSYQTSNPLRRGYLGNYENDRINISQRIGFTFKLTEDLTFETSGSANVIISNTSDFSPTQSQNDWAGNPVIISTLNSLVNSSSLNYRFLNENILRYSKTLNEDHTFGVLLGHSASSYRGDGFRASLNGFPTDNLEELSAGGVVDPAVSGGASTESYQSFFGRVNYNYKGKYLAEFNLRRDGSGKFGPGGFRYGNFPSASAAWRISEEDFFSDIEFISNLKLRGSWGISGNDRIGNYIFEQSYNPGLDYVLGDDSTVVGVAVTSLANPLIKWEETTQYDIGLDVSMFNNQLEITADYFNRKSNDILYRNFPVPATLGVTNLAAQNAASMVNEGLELGINYRGRVGEIKYAAGANFTKFLNNEVIGLGDGGEETIGSSTIIRIGEPFRAYYGYKAIGIFQDLNEIVNSPRQFGNTNTGPGDLKYADINKDGVVDADDRTVIGSPHASLLVNFNGSLDYKGIDFNFMFQGVSGVDRLLMGNGNLPINDNRSNVLSYWINRWTPENPGNSLPRVGGQNNAEVSSFYIQDVSYLRLKNIEIGYTLPKEITEKLNISKFRFFIGGQNLLTFTGLEHFDPERANGSQSNRGVPLYKTFTTGVNIKF, from the coding sequence ATGAAAGTACTTATTTTCTACATGCTACTATTTTCCACTTTTGGAGGCTTACTATTGTCTCAAAATACCGTTACAGGAACTGTAACAGATTCAAACGGAGAACTATTACCTGGGGCTTCCGTAATAGTCCAAGGCACAACAAGAGGAACCTCTACCGATTTTAATGGAACTTTTAAAATTACCGTTTCAAAAGGAGAAACTTTAGAAGTGTCATATCTAGGGTATGAAACAACAACTTTAATAGTTGGAACTAAAAAAGTATATACAATAGTATTAAAAGAAGGGGGAGATAACCAGCTAGATGAAATTGTGGTTGTTGGTTATGGGACACAAAAAAAGGTAAATCTTACTGGTTCTGTTGCAACTGTAACTTTTAAAGATGAAGTAAATCAACCTGTTACAAATTCTGGGCAACTATTATATGGTAGATTTTCTGGTGTACAATTAACACAATCTTCTGGTAACCCAGGAGCTGATGGGTCATCAATAGTAATTAGAGGTATAGGAACGTTTGGTAGTAGTACGCCTCTAGTTGTTATTGATAACATTCAATATGATAATTTAAGCGCATTCAATAATTTAGCACCTTCAGATATAGAGAGTGTAACTGTATTAAAAGATGCTTCAGCCAGTGCAATTTATGGAGCAAGAGGTGCAAATGGAGTTATTTTAGTGACAACAAAAAAAGGTAAAGAGAATAAATTTGAAATCAGTTATAATCAATATTATGGTTTTCAAAAAACAACAGTAGTTCCTGATTTTTTAGATGCCGTAGATTACTCAACTTTAATAAACGAAAAATTTAGAAACCAAGATGGTGTAGGGTACACTCCAAGATATGATACAGCTCAATTAGAAGCAATACGCACAGGGTCCTTGCCTGATCAGTTTTCTAATACTAATTGGGCAAATGAGGTCTTTAGAATAGCACCAATACAAAATCATAATTTATCTTTTACCGGTGGTAACGATAAAACAACTTTTAGATTATCTCTTGGTTTTTTAGACCAAGATGCTATAGTTAGAAGTAAGTTTAACTCTAAGCGTTATAATTTTAGTTTAAATATTAATTCTAAATTGAATGATTGGTTTACGTTAAGTAGTGTTACCAATACTTTTTGGAAGAGACAAGTTGGTCCAACAGGAGGTCAAAATGCTTTTAGTGGCGATAATGGAATTATTTATTCATTTCAAAGAACAGCGCCAACAATTCCTGTTTATTATAGTAATGGTGACTATGGTGTTGTTGATGGGGCTTATCAAGGTACAAACTTTTCATACCAAACAAGTAATCCACTTAGAAGAGGGTATTTAGGTAATTATGAAAATGATAGAATAAACATTAGTCAAAGAATTGGATTTACTTTCAAACTAACAGAAGATTTAACATTTGAAACTAGTGGAAGCGCAAATGTAATTATTAGTAATACATCAGATTTTAGCCCTACTCAAAGCCAAAATGATTGGGCAGGAAATCCAGTAATTATTTCTACACTTAATAGTTTAGTTAATTCTTCTAGTTTAAATTATAGATTTTTAAATGAAAATATACTTCGTTACTCTAAAACATTAAATGAAGATCACACTTTTGGTGTTTTATTAGGGCATTCAGCTTCATCTTACAGAGGAGATGGTTTTAGAGCATCTTTAAATGGTTTCCCTACAGATAATTTAGAAGAGCTTAGTGCAGGTGGGGTAGTTGATCCTGCAGTTTCTGGAGGGGCAAGTACAGAATCATATCAATCATTTTTTGGTAGAGTAAATTATAATTATAAAGGAAAATATCTTGCAGAATTTAATTTAAGAAGAGATGGTTCAGGAAAATTTGGTCCAGGAGGTTTTAGATATGGTAATTTTCCTTCAGCTTCTGCGGCGTGGCGTATTTCTGAAGAAGATTTTTTTAGTGATATAGAATTTATTAGTAATTTAAAACTAAGAGGTAGTTGGGGTATAAGTGGTAATGATAGAATAGGTAACTATATATTTGAACAATCTTATAATCCTGGGTTAGATTATGTTTTAGGAGATGATAGTACAGTAGTTGGTGTTGCTGTAACAAGTCTTGCAAACCCTCTTATCAAATGGGAAGAAACTACACAATACGATATTGGATTGGATGTTAGTATGTTTAACAATCAATTAGAAATTACTGCAGATTATTTTAATAGAAAAAGTAATGATATTCTTTATAGGAATTTTCCAGTACCAGCTACACTTGGTGTAACTAATTTAGCAGCTCAAAATGCAGCTTCTATGGTAAATGAAGGACTTGAGTTAGGTATTAATTATAGAGGAAGAGTAGGAGAAATTAAATATGCTGCTGGTGCCAACTTTACAAAGTTTTTAAACAATGAAGTTATTGGCTTAGGAGATGGTGGAGAAGAAACAATTGGTAGTTCAACTATTATTAGAATTGGAGAACCATTTAGAGCTTATTATGGATATAAGGCTATTGGAATCTTTCAAGACTTAAATGAAATTGTAAACTCTCCAAGACAATTTGGAAATACAAATACTGGACCTGGAGATCTAAAATATGCAGACATCAATAAAGATGGTGTTGTAGATGCAGATGACAGAACCGTAATTGGTAGCCCTCATGCAAGTTTATTAGTTAACTTTAATGGTTCTTTAGATTATAAAGGAATAGATTTTAACTTTATGTTTCAAGGTGTAAGTGGTGTAGATAGATTGTTAATGGGTAATGGAAATTTACCAATTAATGATAATCGTAGTAATGTTTTATCGTATTGGATAAATCGTTGGACACCAGAAAACCCAGGGAATAGCTTGCCTAGAGTTGGAGGACAAAACAATGCAGAAGTTTCTAGCTTTTATATTCAAGATGTTTCTTATTTAAGGTTAAAAAATATTGAAATAGGTTATACACTGCCAAAAGAAATAACAGAAAAGTTAAACATATCTAAATTTAGATTTTTCATAGGAGGACAAAATTTATTGACTTTTACAGGCTTAGAACATTTTGATCCTGAACGTGCAAATGGATCCCAAAGTAATAGAGGAGTTCCTTTATACAAAACTTTTACCACTGGTGTTAATATTAAATTTTAA